In the genome of Thermoproteus tenax Kra 1, the window TTTGTTGGACGCCGGCTTCCCCCCCGACGCTATAGCTCTGCTCAATCTGCCTGGCAAAGAAGCTGAGAAGATCGTGGCCGACGATAGAGTGGCCGCTGTTAGTTTCACGGGAAGCACTGAGGTCGGCGAAAGGGTGGTCAAAGTTGGCGGAGTGAAGCAGTACGTGATGGAGCTAGGAGGCGGAGACCCGGCGATAGTCCTCGAAGACGCCGATCTAGATCTGGCGGCCGACAAAATAGCGAGAGGAATATACAGCTACGCTGGCCAGAGGTGCGATGCGATAAAGCTCGTCCTAGCCGAGAGACCCGTCTACGGGAAGCTGGTCGAGGAGGTGGCCAAGCGGCTCTCCTCTCTACGGGTGGGCGACCCCAGAGATCCCACGGTGGACGTAGGCCCCTTAATCAGCCCTTCAGCCGTAGACGAGATGATGGCGGCGATAGAGGACGCTGTTGAAAAGGGCGGGAGAGTTCTAGCCGGCGGCAGGAGGCTAGGGCCTACCTATGTCCAGCCTACGCTCGTGGAAGCCCCGGCCGACAGAGTAAAAGACATGGTGTTGTATAAACGCGAGGTCTTCGCGCCTGTGGCGCTCGCCGTCGAGGTAAAAGATTTAGACCAAGCGATTGAGCTGGCCAACGGCAGACCCTACGGCCTCGACGCAGCCGTATTCGGCAGAGATGTCGTCAAAATCAGAAGGGCGGTCCGCCTATTAGAGGTAGGCGCGATCTACATCAACGATATGCCGAGACACGGCATAGGCTATTACCCATTCGGCGGCCGGAAGAAAAGCGGAGTATTCAGAGAGGGCATCGGCTACGCCGTAGAGGCGGTAACCGCTTATAAGACCATAGTGTTCAATTACAAGGGGAAGGGCGTCTGGAAATACGAATAAGCCCCCCGCCGCGATGACCCCCGCCTTGGCCACGAACTCCACCAACTCCCCCTTCCTCACGTCCAACGCCACCAGGCCGTAGAAGACGTCGTTCTTTACCACCGGCCTCGTGACGATGTGCTCCTCGTAGAAGTGGATGTTGTGGAA includes:
- the gapN gene encoding NADP-dependent glyceraldehyde-3-phosphate dehydrogenase, encoding MRAGLLEGVIKEKGGVPVYPSYLAGEWGGSGQEIEVKSPIDLATIAKVISPSREEVERTLDVLFKRGRWSARDMPGTERLAVLRKAADIIERNLDVFAEVLVMNAGKPKSAAVGEVKAAVDRLRLAELDLKKIGGDYIPGDWTYDTLETEGLVRREPLGVVAAITPFNYPLFDAVNKITYSFIYGNAVVVKPSISDPLPAAMAVKALLDAGFPPDAIALLNLPGKEAEKIVADDRVAAVSFTGSTEVGERVVKVGGVKQYVMELGGGDPAIVLEDADLDLAADKIARGIYSYAGQRCDAIKLVLAERPVYGKLVEEVAKRLSSLRVGDPRDPTVDVGPLISPSAVDEMMAAIEDAVEKGGRVLAGGRRLGPTYVQPTLVEAPADRVKDMVLYKREVFAPVALAVEVKDLDQAIELANGRPYGLDAAVFGRDVVKIRRAVRLLEVGAIYINDMPRHGIGYYPFGGRKKSGVFREGIGYAVEAVTAYKTIVFNYKGKGVWKYE